Proteins from a single region of Esox lucius isolate fEsoLuc1 chromosome 13, fEsoLuc1.pri, whole genome shotgun sequence:
- the LOC105014696 gene encoding coiled-coil domain-containing protein 158 isoform X2, translated as MSDYGLLHNITTTSSTNGTTATTVPRTYYCNLNVLSEELDRRMKETQTLQDEVENSTKMTMEQIGCKVYSSSPSQIMIGSLESSEVLSQYQQCVIQPPTYGLALEVVRSGVTFPGKDVLENAIEDYFQQLSDLQNQMRETHEIHEQQKFIFHQSIINLQTMLQEVHTEKDCLSDLRMKESRKQTKVIGKMHAMIQELQATERTGHQRLLKAEDEAKSQCRRAESLERTLQEVYSTLSAYDKRTGSCSFTIQQALGEAVGRLLQDLEHENHSLRERLLQVEEEMETWQGKAEILLKGQRERKENGCQISVYHRQIIELEVALSILRSDLQDAQQRHEDKVGVLEKQLDEARSQVVKAQRGTERSLQHAEELDLQLCQLTGQSELRQVCKELSLEREQTSGLWEKATGHRETVDGLHDELEVQQLELMSQSLLDERNRKLKEAQRGQARPVEGCGGALGPKTEERKGEDKENRVNFPRLQMENTPQATVRDGHSLDPLHNKINEQKLEIQQLRAGLEQRELRLSVLEQECRLKQASLSKQTLCVEGLTLEKQQLTAELERQHSQLVCLTEYEEHKKLQSIKSEEQGVLVSLKTQLKTTRAELDQARITLMTLEGVDGHGLKIAMGMQKQITDRREQIDTLQGQIQILEETLDQLTKEKHCQSMENKCRIQELASVTEEKRQLAAEVDTLRSLEKQLREKVAKLENTLHKMSESFVNCQDVIQMHEQEFVRLKLQHALDIKELQGQNRRTTGNAQCSTLSSPTCWSSLHSTQHDFKSLVQLKPQQLLGSSTLELKTPVKELQGGISENPRPHTNKSTQSILRRSAPEKEHQTTLNEGTNSVTSNIKSTTKATYSRTTDLDKQNLYSNFLSKSHNLPFAASLPCNTSSPRALAVGRRSPVHSLLTSDPNPTP; from the exons ATGTCTGATTATGGCTTATTGCACAACATTACAACGACAAGTA GTACAAATGGCACCACTGCCACTACTGTACCTAGAACTTATTACTGCAATTTGAATGTGTTAAG TGAGGAGCTCGATAGAAGAATGAAGGAGACCCAAACGTTGCAAGATGAGGTGGAAAATTCAACTAAAATGACCATGGAGCAAATTGGCTGCAAGGTTTACAGCAGTTCACCCTCACAAATCATGA TTGGTTCATTGGAGAGCTCAGAAGTGCTGTCGCAGTACCAACAGTGTGTGATTCAGCCTCCTACTTATGGACTTGCTCTGGAGGTAGTCAGAAGTGGTGTAACATTCCCTGGAAAGGATGTTTTGGAAAATGCAATAGAGGACTACTTCCAGCAGTTGTCTGATCTCCAGAATCAGATGAGGGAG ACACATGAGATCCATGAACAGCAGAAGTTCATATTTCACCAGTCTATCATCAACCTGCAGACTATGCTGCAGGAGGTCCACACTGAGAAAGACTGCCTTTCTGATCTAAG AATGAAAGAGAGCAGAAAACAGACCAAAGTAATAGGCAAAATGCATGCAATGATCCAGGAGCTGCAAGCCACAGAACGTACTGGGCACCAGAGGCTACTGAAGGCTGAGGACGAAGCCAAGTCACAATGCAGGAGAGCGGAGTCCTTGGAGCGGACCCTACAGGAGGTGTACTCTACGCTTTCAGCTTATGACAAACGTACGGGAAGCTGTTCGTTCACCATCCAGCAAGCACTGGGGGAAGCGGTGGGGAGGTTATTACAAGACCTGGAGCATGAGAATCACAGTCTGAGAGAGAGACTCCtgcag gtggaggaggagatggagactTGGCAGGGGAAAGCAGAGATCCTGTTGAAGGGGCAAAGAGAAAG AAAAGAAAACGGCTGCCAGATTTCAGTGTACCATCGTCAGATCATTGAATTGGAGGTAGCTCTCTCCATCCTGCGCTCTGATCTACAGGATGCCCAGCAGAGACATGAAGACAAG GTGGGTGTCCTCGAAAAGCAGTTGGACGAGGCCCGGTCTCAGGTGGTGAAAGCAcagagaggcacagagagatCCCTCCAGCATGCAGAGGAACTGGACCTTCAGCTCTGTCAGCTCACA GGACAGTCAGAGCTACGACAAGTCTGTAAGGAGCTGTCCCTGGAGAGGGAGCAGACCAGCGGGCTGTGGGAGAAGGCCACGGGCCACAGGGAAACCGTTGATGGGCTGCATGATGAGCTGGAGGTGCAGCAGTTGGAGCTGATGTCTCAATCCCTGCTGGATGAGAGGAACAGGAAGCTGAAGGAGGCACAGCGGGGCCAGGCCAGGCCGGTGGAGGGTTGTGGCGGGGCCCTGGGGCCAAAGACAGAGGAGCGGAAAGGGGAGGACAAGGAGAATAGGGTGAACTTTCCGCGGCTGCAGATGGAGAACACCCCACAAGCGACTGTACGGGACGGACATAGCTTGGACCCCCTGCACAACAAGATTAATGAGCAGAAGCTGGAGATCCAACAGCTTAGG GCGGGCTTGGAGCAGCGTGAGCTGCGTTTGTCGGTGCTGGAGCAGGAGTGTCGGCTGAAGCAGGCCAGCCTGTCTAAACAGACCCTTTGTGTTGAAGGGCTAACCCTAGAGAAACAGCAGCTCACCGCTGAGTTGGAGCGGCAACACAGTCAACTGGTCTGCCTCACAG AGTATGAAGAGCACAAGAAGCTCCAAAGCATTAAGAGTGAGGAACAAGGTGTGTTGGTGAGTCTGAAGACCCAGCTGAAGACCACCCGGGCTGAGTTGGACCAAGCCAGGATCACCCTGATGACCCTGGAGGGAGTGGACGGCCACG GCCTGAAGATTGCCATGGGGATGCAGAAGCAAATAACAGACAGACGGGAACAGATTGACACCCTCCAGGGCCAAATACAGATTCTGGAGGAGACCTTGGACCAACTAACCAAG GAGAAGCATTGCCAGAGCATGGAGAATAAATGCAGGATCCAGGAGCTGGCTTCAGTCacagaggagaagagacagCTGGCCGCTGAGGTGGACACCCTGCGTTCTCTGGAGAAACAGCTCCGGGAGAAAGTGGCCAAACTAGAGAACACCCTACACAAG ATGTCTGAGAGCTTTGTCAACTGTCAGGACGTTATCCAGATGCACGAGCAGGAGTTTGTGCGGCTGAAGCTGCAGCATGCTCTGGACATAAAG GAGCTTCAGGGCCAGAATCGGCGAACCACAGGGAATGCTCAGTGTTCTACTCTGTCCAGCCCAACATGCTGGAGTTCTCTGCACTCAACCCAGCATGACTTTAAGAGCCTGGTACAG CTGAAGCCTCAGCAGCTGTTGGGAAGCTCCACCCTCGAGCTGAAGACTCCTGTCAAAGAGCTGCAGGGTGGGATTTCTGAGAACCCCAGACCACACACCAACAAAAGCACCCAGAGTATCCTCAGGAGGTCTGCCCCTGAGAAAGAGCACCAGACCACACT CAATGAAGGGACCAACAGTGTTACAAGCAATATCAAATCAACCACGAAGGCAACTTACAGTAG GACCACTGATCTGGATAAACAGAACTTATACAGCAACTTCTTAAGCAAGA GCCATAACTTACCTTTTGCAGCATCTCTGCCTTGCAACACGTCATCCCCTCGAGCCCTGGCAGTGGGCCGCAGGTCCCCTGTACACTCGcttctgacctctgacccaaaTCCAACACCTTGA